In Dethiosulfovibrio salsuginis, one DNA window encodes the following:
- a CDS encoding iron-sulfur cluster assembly scaffold protein: MIYSSEVEHMCPVTQGACHGPAPIPEEGKWVEAKEIKDISGLTHGIGRCAPQQGACKLTLNIKKGIIEEALVEVLGCSGMTHSAAMASEILPGKTILEALNTDLVCDAINVAMRELFLQIVYGRSQTAFSEGGLPIGASLEDLGKGMRSQIGTMFGTKAKGARYLELTEGYVNRIALDENNEIIGYEFISFGKVMDLIKKGDDANIAMEKAKGTYGRFNEAAKYIDPRQE; encoded by the coding sequence ATCTGAAGTGGAACACATGTGCCCCGTTACACAGGGAGCTTGTCATGGACCAGCTCCGATACCGGAAGAGGGAAAATGGGTAGAGGCGAAAGAAATAAAGGACATCTCTGGGCTGACCCACGGCATTGGCCGATGCGCTCCGCAGCAAGGAGCATGCAAACTTACTTTGAATATCAAAAAAGGCATAATTGAAGAGGCGTTGGTGGAGGTGTTGGGGTGCTCCGGTATGACGCACTCTGCTGCTATGGCGTCTGAAATTCTGCCTGGAAAAACAATCCTTGAGGCACTGAACACCGATCTTGTGTGTGATGCCATCAACGTGGCTATGCGAGAACTTTTTTTGCAGATCGTCTATGGCCGCAGTCAGACGGCCTTTTCCGAGGGCGGACTTCCCATTGGCGCGAGCCTTGAGGATCTGGGCAAGGGTATGCGTAGCCAAATTGGTACTATGTTTGGAACGAAAGCAAAGGGTGCGCGCTATCTTGAGCTGACTGAGGGCTATGTCAATCGTATTGCGCTGGACGAGAATAACGAAATTATTGGTTATGAGTTTATCTCTTTTGGGAAAGTGATGGATTTAATTAAAAAAGGTGATGACGCCAACATCGCTATGGAAAAGGCGAAGGGTACCTACGGGCGCTTTAACGAAGCCGCAAAATATATTGACCCACGTCAGGAATGA